One Archangium violaceum genomic window, ACCTGGACACCCTCACCCACGAAGTGGCGGTAGGCGGCCAACGGGTGGACGGGCAGGCCCTGGCTTTCGAGCGCGTGGTTCATCGCCGCGCCAATGTCGTGCAGCGAGTCCAACAGCGTCCCATCCAGGTCGAAGATCGCGGCGCGCAGGTGCATGTGCATGTCCCCTGGAAACACCAACGCCCCGGCCCGGACAAGCTCCGGGGCGCGGGGCGCGGGCTTTTCGGGCGCAACGCCCGAGGTGAGGCCTGTTACGGGGTGGCGGCGGCCGTGGACTCGCCACCAGCGCCCGCCTCGCCCTTCTGGAGGGTGGCGAAGTTGATGTTGTTGTAGCCGGCGCTGGCGCAGCTGAACATCACCCGCTTGATGATGGAGAACTCCACGTCCTTGTGGGCCTGGATGTTCACGTCACCCTTGAAGGTGTTGGTGGTGTCCTGGGCCATGGCGTGGAGGTCCTCGAACTGCTTCTTCATGTCCCGCAGCTTCTCCTCCAGCGCGGGGATGTTGAGGTACTCCTCCTTCACCAGATCCTGCACCCGGCCGACGACGGTGCCGGAGATGGAGACTTCCTCTCCCGACACCATCACCACGGGGTGCATCTCCACCTCCTTGACGTTGCTCGCCTCGGGGAGCTGGATGTCCTTGGTCATCATCAGCACCTCGCCCGTCGCCGAGAAGTTGGCGATGAGGAAGAGCACGATGATCACGAACATGTCGACCAGCGGCGTGATGAGCACGTCCGCGTTGCCGCCGTGCTTGCCGTGGTGCGCGCCGTGGCCGAACACCTTCGAGTGCTGCAGGCGCTTGCAGTACCGCTTACCGGGAGCCTTGATGGGCATGGTCGCGTCTCTTTCCTAACCCATGATGGCGGACACCGAGACCTGGGGCAGGCCGGCGCCGATGCACTGGTCGATGATGCGCACCAGGTCGTCGTACTTGACCTTGTCCTCGGTCTGCAGCGTGATGGCCGACTGGTCCGGGAACTGGGCCTTGAGTTCCTTGAACCGGGCCAGCAACGGCGCCAGGTCCAGCTTGCCGTTGCCGCCGCGCTTGGCCTCGATGGCCGGGAACTCGCTCTGGTCGGCGACCAGGCGCAGCTCCGTGGGCGTGACGAACAGGGTGAGCTGGACCGTCTTGGTCTGCTCCTCCTGCTTCTGCTCGTCCTCGGTGGCCGGGCCTCCGGCCTGAGCCACCTGGAGCCGGCCAATCTGGGTCCAGACCGCCGTCATGATGAGGAAGCTGATGGTCACCGCCATCAGGTCGATGAAGGGGGTGAGGTTGATGGCAACGTCGAGCGACTTCTTGCCTTTGCCTCCCCCCAGGTCCATTCCGCCGGCCATGGAGCTCTCCTTCCGACCGCGCTTGGTACGACGTTCAATGAAGAAGGGCGCGCGTCAAACCCACCGACACCGCGCCCCGTTTCCGGGTTCCGAAAGGAGCGACTACTCCTCGTCGTGACGGCCGGCCGCCGCGGAGACCGTGGCGTTCTTGAACT contains:
- a CDS encoding ExbD/TolR family protein, which translates into the protein MAGGMDLGGGKGKKSLDVAINLTPFIDLMAVTISFLIMTAVWTQIGRLQVAQAGGPATEDEQKQEEQTKTVQLTLFVTPTELRLVADQSEFPAIEAKRGGNGKLDLAPLLARFKELKAQFPDQSAITLQTEDKVKYDDLVRIIDQCIGAGLPQVSVSAIMG
- a CDS encoding ExbD/TolR family protein, with amino-acid sequence MPIKAPGKRYCKRLQHSKVFGHGAHHGKHGGNADVLITPLVDMFVIIVLFLIANFSATGEVLMMTKDIQLPEASNVKEVEMHPVVMVSGEEVSISGTVVGRVQDLVKEEYLNIPALEEKLRDMKKQFEDLHAMAQDTTNTFKGDVNIQAHKDVEFSIIKRVMFSCASAGYNNINFATLQKGEAGAGGESTAAATP